A single Salminus brasiliensis chromosome 20, fSalBra1.hap2, whole genome shotgun sequence DNA region contains:
- the rufy3 gene encoding protein RUFY3 isoform X3: MSDLTPQSEAPTPTTDKITQAARETIYLCNFRVSVDGEWLCLRELNDISLTPDPEPAHEDPKDPIAIERLNLMNMAKLSIKGLIESALNLGRTLDSDYAPLQQFFVVMEHCLKHGLKTKKTFLGQNKSFWGPLELVEKLTPEAGEITASVKDLPGLKTPLGRGRAWLRLALMQKKLSDYMKTIINRKDLLSEFYEPNALMMEEEGAVIAGLLVGLNVIDANLCMKGEDLDSQVGVIDFSMYLKDGGHSSKSTEGDGQITAILDQKNYVEELNRHLSASVNNLQAKVDALEKSNTKLTEELAVANNRIITLQEEVERVKEESSYLVESSRKASRPDGTADGQVLGETRKQLKEETQLRLDVEKELEVQIGMRQEMELSMKMLEKDICEKHDALVELRQQLDDMRRLNHELSHKSQSSESSVKQKHEIISRLEEKTNQMAATIKQLENRSKQAEKQKDLAEEANRLFKQEFGDKIESLQQEVEQLQKQRTSLEQELRKERERRGGQHSDALLGKTPPQRDVRQQVEDIRKELETVKKENDLLRNVLEEKTSLSSSLSCSHEDEQDHPCKEPEPTICQMCECPESLMRPKHQCKNCREVFCESCITNKLPLPSSINPEHVCNTCYSTLLQQYASTPS, encoded by the exons ATCCCAAGGACCCTATCGCCATCGAAAGGCTTAACCTGATGAACATGGCCAAGCTGAGCATCAAGGGCCTGATCGAATCTGCGCTAAACCTGGGCCGCACTCTGGACTCGGACTACGCCCCATTGCAGCAGTTTTTTGTAGTGATGGAGCACTGTCTTAAACATGGACTAAAAA CTAAGAAGACATTCCTTGGCCAGAACAAGTCCTTTTGGGGCCCTCTGGAGCTAGTGGAGAAGTTAACTCCAGAAGCTGGCGAGATCACAGCTAGTGTCAAAGATCTTCCAGGGCTCAA AACTCCGTTGGGAAGAGGCAGAGCGTGGCTGCGATTGGCCTTAATGCAGAAGAAGCTCTCTGACTACATGAAGACCATTATCAACAGAAAGGATCTTTTAAG CGAGTTCTATGAGCCCAATGCTTTAATGATGGAGGAAGAAGGAGCAGTAATTGCTGGACTGTTGGTGGGACTGAATGTCATTGATGCGAACTTGTGTATGAAAGGAGAGGACTTGGACTCTCAG GTTGGGGTGATAGATTTTTCCATGTATCTAAAAGATGGAGGTCACAGCAGCAAGAGCACAGAGGG TGATGGACAAATCACCGCTATCCTTGACCAGAAAAATTACGTTGAGGAACTAAACAGACATTTAAG TGCTTCTGTGAACAACCTTCAAGCCAAAGTGGATGCTCTCGAGAAGTCTAACACAAAATTAACAGAAGAG CTTGCAGTTGCAAACAACAGAATCATCACTTTACAAGAGGAGgtggagagagtgaaagaagaaaGCTCTTACCTTGTGGAGTCAAGCCGCAAG GCATCGAGGCCAGACGGGACTGCAGACGGCCAAGTACTTGGAGAGACTCGAAAACAGCTCAAAGAGGAAACTCAGCTCCGACTG GATGTGGAGAAAGAGCTGGAAGTGCAGATAGGAATGAGGCAGGAGATGGAGCTGTCTATGAAGATGCTGGAGAAGGACATCTGCGAGAAACACGACGCACTGGTGGAACTCCGACAGCAGCTTGATGATATGCGCAGACTCAACCATGAGCTCTCCCACAAGTCCCAG AGCTCAGAGTCCAGCGTGAAACAGAAGCATGAAATAATCAGTCGCTTGGAAGAGAAAACGAACCAGATGGCGGCCACTATCAAGCAACTGGAGAACAG ATCTAAGCAGGCAGAGAAGCAGAAGGACCTGGCGGAAGAGGCCAACAGGCTCTTCAAGCAAGAGTTTGGTGACAAGATTGAGAGTCTACAGCAAGAGGTTGAGCAGTTACAAAAGCAGAG GACCAGTTTGGAGCAGGAGctgaggaaggagagagagcggcGAGGAGGACAGCATTCTGATGCTCTTTTGGGGAAAACCCCTCCTCAGAGAGACGTGAGGCAGCAAGTGGAGGATATCAGAAAA GAACTGGAAACGGTCAAAAAAGAGAATGACCTACTTCGGAATGTGCTGGAGGAGAAAACGAGTCTGAGCTCAAGTCT GTCATGTTCACATGAAGATGAACAA GACCACCCTTGCAAAGAGCCAGAGCCCACCATCTGCCAAATGTGTGAATGTCCGGAATCTCTAATGAGGCCTAAG CACCAGTGTAAGAACTGCAGAGAAGTGTTCTGTGAAAGCTGCATCACCAACAAACTTCCGCTGCCCTCCTCCATCAACCCGGAACACGTGTGTAACACCTGCTACTCCACCTTACTGCAGCAGTATGCCTCAACTCCCTCCTGA